A genomic segment from Acyrthosiphon pisum isolate AL4f chromosome A3, pea_aphid_22Mar2018_4r6ur, whole genome shotgun sequence encodes:
- the LOC100161878 gene encoding esterase E4 isoform X1 gives MSVASWSVVAYICLTSAAICYPTAASSSPPPRVRVDSGELSGGVAHTLISGRPLYAFLGVPYASPPVYENRFKEPQPVKPWMGVWNATIAGSDCLGLDSTFSVVGREDCLYLNVYTPKLPQEGLISGGLMNVVVFIHGGAFQFGSGIGNSPHYLLDSEDFVYVSINYRLGPLGFASTGDDLLPGNNGLKDQVAALKWVQRNIAAFGGNHDSVTIAGMSAGGASVHYHAISPMSEGLFNRGIAESGSAFCGWALTENTIQKTKELAESLGCSTYYSKDIVECLRSRPALAIADSLKNFLVWKYNPFTPFGPTVETGGTGRFLTDLPENLPIQNVPLLFSFTEDEGLYPGAEFISDEEILVDMESNWNEILPFILDYNNTISDESLRSEIAQKIKTFYFGNNTVSVNTKNEVVKMLTDRLFQEPVARAAQYSASINTSPVYFYEFSYRGKYSLADKFSKSGSSQGMGVSHGDDTMYVIKIGYGDPHDNVEDAKLIPVMVNMWLSFAKTGVPDVGSSAVWSPVSKNPSDPLKLIKITQNQTFEQQEYSNPGNHSFWSTLPLTEYHAT, from the exons ATGTCCGTAGCGTCGTGGTCTGTCGTCGCGTATATCTGTCTGACGTCGGCGGCGATCTGTTACCCGACAGCGGCGTCGTCATCGCCACCGCCGAGAGTACGCGTCGACTCCGGCGAACTTTCCGGCGGCGTGGCACACACGCTCATCTCGGGCCGACCGCTGTACGCTTTCCTGGGCGTACCCTACGCCAGTCCGCCCGTCTACGAGAACCGTTTCAAG gAACCTCAACCAGTAAAACCATGGATGGGTGTATGGAACGCCACCATTGCCGGGAGTGATTGTTTAGGTCTAGACTCTACATTCAGTGTAGTTGGACGTGAAGATTGTCTATACCTCAATGTCTATACTCCAAAa CTACCCCAAGAAGGGCTGATATCCGGCGGCTTGATGAACGTGGTCGTGTTCATCCACGGCGGTGCGTTCCAGTTCGGCTCGGGCATCGGTAACAGCCCGCACTATCTTTTGGACAGCGAAGATTTCGTGTACGTATCGATCAATTACCGGTTGGGGCCTTTGGGATTTGCGAGCACCGGTGACGACTTATTGCCAGGAAACAACGGCCTCAAGGATCAGGTGGCGGCCCTCAAGTGGGTCCAGCGAAACATAGCCGCGTTCGGCGGCAACCACGATTCGGTGACCATTGCCGGAATGTCTGCAGGTGGGGCCAGTGTCCATTACCACGCCATATCACCCATGTCGGAGG GTTTATTTAATCGAGGAATTGCTGAAAGTGGAAGTGCTTTTTGTGGCTGGGCTCTCACAGAAAACACAATTCAAAAGACTAAGGAATTAGCTGAGTCACTAGGATGTTCTACATACTACTCGAAAGATATCGTCGAATGTCTTAGATCGAGACCAGCATTAGCCATTGCAGACTCTTTAAAAAATttctta GTGTGGAAGTACAATCCTTTTACACCATTTGGTCCAACTGTCGAAACAGGCGGAACAGGACGGTTTTTAACGGACTTACCAGAGAACTTACCGATTCAAAATGTCCCACTGTTGTTCAGCTTTACTGAAGACGAAGGCCTCTATCCAGGCGCTGAATTTATATCAGACGAAGAAATTCTAGTTGACATGGAATCCAACTGGAACGAAATACTACCATTCATACTTGACTACAATAACACAATTTCAGATGAATCACTGAGATCGGAAATCgcacagaaaataaaaacattttactttggAAACAACACAGTGTCTGTAAACACTAAAAATGAAGTCGTTAAA ATGCTTACAGACAGGTTGTTCCAAGAACCGGTAGCTAGAGCAGCCCAGTATTCGGCTTCAATAAATACATCGCCGGTATACTTTTATGAATTTAGTTATAGGGGTAAATACTCCCTTGCAGACAAATTTTCCAAAAGTGGATCCTCTCAAGGAATGG GAGTATCACACGGTGACGACACAATGTACGTTATAAAAATCGGATATGGAGATCCACACGACAACGTCGAAGACGCCAAGTTAATTCCAGTCATGGTGAACATGTGGTTGTCATTTGCCAAAACAgg AGTTCCGGACGTAGGAAGCTCTGCAGTATGGTCACCGGTGTCAAAAAACCCTTCAGATCCACTAAAATTGATTAAGATCACACAGAATCAAACATTCGAACAGCAAGAATACTCAAATCCCGGCAACCATAGTTTCTGGAGCACGTTGCCGCTAACTGAGTATCAcgcaacctaa
- the LOC100161878 gene encoding esterase FE4 isoform X2: MGVWNATIAGSDCLGLDSTFSVVGREDCLYLNVYTPKLPQEGLISGGLMNVVVFIHGGAFQFGSGIGNSPHYLLDSEDFVYVSINYRLGPLGFASTGDDLLPGNNGLKDQVAALKWVQRNIAAFGGNHDSVTIAGMSAGGASVHYHAISPMSEGLFNRGIAESGSAFCGWALTENTIQKTKELAESLGCSTYYSKDIVECLRSRPALAIADSLKNFLVWKYNPFTPFGPTVETGGTGRFLTDLPENLPIQNVPLLFSFTEDEGLYPGAEFISDEEILVDMESNWNEILPFILDYNNTISDESLRSEIAQKIKTFYFGNNTVSVNTKNEVVKMLTDRLFQEPVARAAQYSASINTSPVYFYEFSYRGKYSLADKFSKSGSSQGMGVSHGDDTMYVIKIGYGDPHDNVEDAKLIPVMVNMWLSFAKTGVPDVGSSAVWSPVSKNPSDPLKLIKITQNQTFEQQEYSNPGNHSFWSTLPLTEYHAT, from the exons ATGGGTGTATGGAACGCCACCATTGCCGGGAGTGATTGTTTAGGTCTAGACTCTACATTCAGTGTAGTTGGACGTGAAGATTGTCTATACCTCAATGTCTATACTCCAAAa CTACCCCAAGAAGGGCTGATATCCGGCGGCTTGATGAACGTGGTCGTGTTCATCCACGGCGGTGCGTTCCAGTTCGGCTCGGGCATCGGTAACAGCCCGCACTATCTTTTGGACAGCGAAGATTTCGTGTACGTATCGATCAATTACCGGTTGGGGCCTTTGGGATTTGCGAGCACCGGTGACGACTTATTGCCAGGAAACAACGGCCTCAAGGATCAGGTGGCGGCCCTCAAGTGGGTCCAGCGAAACATAGCCGCGTTCGGCGGCAACCACGATTCGGTGACCATTGCCGGAATGTCTGCAGGTGGGGCCAGTGTCCATTACCACGCCATATCACCCATGTCGGAGG GTTTATTTAATCGAGGAATTGCTGAAAGTGGAAGTGCTTTTTGTGGCTGGGCTCTCACAGAAAACACAATTCAAAAGACTAAGGAATTAGCTGAGTCACTAGGATGTTCTACATACTACTCGAAAGATATCGTCGAATGTCTTAGATCGAGACCAGCATTAGCCATTGCAGACTCTTTAAAAAATttctta GTGTGGAAGTACAATCCTTTTACACCATTTGGTCCAACTGTCGAAACAGGCGGAACAGGACGGTTTTTAACGGACTTACCAGAGAACTTACCGATTCAAAATGTCCCACTGTTGTTCAGCTTTACTGAAGACGAAGGCCTCTATCCAGGCGCTGAATTTATATCAGACGAAGAAATTCTAGTTGACATGGAATCCAACTGGAACGAAATACTACCATTCATACTTGACTACAATAACACAATTTCAGATGAATCACTGAGATCGGAAATCgcacagaaaataaaaacattttactttggAAACAACACAGTGTCTGTAAACACTAAAAATGAAGTCGTTAAA ATGCTTACAGACAGGTTGTTCCAAGAACCGGTAGCTAGAGCAGCCCAGTATTCGGCTTCAATAAATACATCGCCGGTATACTTTTATGAATTTAGTTATAGGGGTAAATACTCCCTTGCAGACAAATTTTCCAAAAGTGGATCCTCTCAAGGAATGG GAGTATCACACGGTGACGACACAATGTACGTTATAAAAATCGGATATGGAGATCCACACGACAACGTCGAAGACGCCAAGTTAATTCCAGTCATGGTGAACATGTGGTTGTCATTTGCCAAAACAgg AGTTCCGGACGTAGGAAGCTCTGCAGTATGGTCACCGGTGTCAAAAAACCCTTCAGATCCACTAAAATTGATTAAGATCACACAGAATCAAACATTCGAACAGCAAGAATACTCAAATCCCGGCAACCATAGTTTCTGGAGCACGTTGCCGCTAACTGAGTATCAcgcaacctaa
- the LOC100569512 gene encoding LOW QUALITY PROTEIN: protein daughter of sevenless (The sequence of the model RefSeq protein was modified relative to this genomic sequence to represent the inferred CDS: inserted 1 base in 1 codon), which translates to MSSENLEIVHEGWLTKSPPAKRVLKAVMRRKMVCVRHSXEWPGQYFLAYYTDKSRRKMKGRIDLDQCEQVDAGLRFEDRKSKYHYMFDIKTPKRTYYLAAESEEDMNKWVDFVCHVCGLKPFTVDENADFECPSVNNMCRPFPLSVEEHDEEHSSPDSPTSTSSSHYIPISECISGKPLLPILPRSTIEESYDLPRRIRPPPRLSESPPPSPGSESVFTDDESINGSTMSRPSVNWQTFPRLSQNSPDLPVAANRRFTKILPEGCLTAPPRPPKPSHLIETSTKTDKIVEPLTGDETYDFPRSHQMTPPQAQPRTHRRHCYSNAAPGQVSGNIFTYDFVEDCGPKVEEGKTVELESPSFINSPSAIANVSSASLEQTPPAVNRQLKPGRKFSDTSAELSPLTPLANPPIVNRRLKPTQIRKNQDSFYDTTTSTLRLCPPPMGSLSRQKSRIGPNVVPTSFEPRIHRRHSASDDRLASDKVSSYQINKISSNSRYLAEASRFNDIQYLDLEFESCDKQYAVGNRTNAKATTKKKQCNVGSQFTLVMHDYSMIDGAYPYKTVDFLKTAALSMTRKRAEQERRFGRQNMVN; encoded by the exons ATGTCTTCTGAAAATCTGGAAATCGTACACGAAGGATGGTTGACAAAATCACCTCCTGCAAAGAGAGTCTTGAAAGCAGTCA TGCGTAGAAAGATGGTTTGTGTACGCCATT GTGAATGGCCAGGTCAATATTTCCTCGCTTATTATACAGATAAAAGTCGCAGAAAGATGAAGGGTCGAATAGATTTAGATCAATGTGAACAA GTTGATGCCGGTTTAAGATTTGAAGATCGCAAATCAAAATATCATTACATGTTTGATATAAAAACACCaaaaagaacatattatttggCAGCAGAATCAGAAGAAGATATGAATAAATGGGTTGATTTTGTATGTCATGTTTGTGGACTTAAACCATTCACAGTTGATGAAAATGCcg attttgaatgtCCATCCGTCAATAATATGTGTAGACCGTTTCCTCTTAGTGTCGAAGAACATGATGAAGAACATTCATCACCAGATTCACCAACAAGCACATCTTCTAGCCATTACATACCTATAAGTGAATGCATATCTGGAAAGCCATTACTTCCAATTCTTCCTCGTTCAACTATAGAAGAGTCTTATGATTTACCTCGACGTATAAGACCTCCACCACGTCTTTCAGAATCACCTCCACCAAGTCCTGGTTCAGAATCAGTTTTTACTGATGATGAATCAATAAATGGTAGCACTATGAGTCGGCCATCTGTTAATTGGCAAACGTTCCCTCGTTTATCTCAAAACTCACCAGACTTGCCAGTTGCAGCCAATAGAAGGTTTACCAAAATATTACCAGAAGGATGTTTAACAGCACCTCCAAGGCCACCAAAACCATCCCACCTGATAGAAACTTCAACAAAAACCGATAAAATAGTTGAACCTTTAACAGGGGATGAAACTTATGACTTTCCAAGGTCCCATCAAATGACACCACCTCAAGCACAGCCCAGGACACATCGTAGACATTGTTATTCAAATGCTGCCCCAGGTCAAGTTTCTGGTAATATTTTCACTTATGATTTTGTGGAAGACTGTGGACCAAAAGTTGAAGAAGGTAAGACTGTGGAATTAGAGTCTCCAAGTTTTATAAATTCACCTTCTGCAATTGCCAACGTAAGTTCCGCTTCATTAGAACAAACCCCTCCTGCTGTTAATCGCCAGTTAAAGCCAGGCAGAAAGTTTTCGGATACTTCTGCTGAACTCTCACCATTGACTCCATTAGCTAATCCACCAATTGTAAACCGAAGGCTAAAACCTACTCAAATTAGAAAAAACCAAGATTCCTTTTATg atacgACGACTAGTACTCTAAGATTATGTCCACCACCAATGGGTAGTTTGAGCCGTCAAAAATCTCGTATAGGACCCAATGTTGTTCCTACAAGTTTTGAACCTCGAATCCATAGGCGGCATTCAGCATCTGATGATCGACTAGCTTCAGacaaa gtATCCTCATATCAAATCAACAAGATTTCATCAAACTCACGATATCTAGCTGAAGCAAGTCGTTTCAATGATATTCAATATTTAGATCTAGAATTTGAATCTTGTGACAAACAATATGCAGTAGGTAATAGAACAAATGCAAAGGCCACCACCAAGAAAAAACAGTGTAATGTAGGCAGTCAATTCACTTTGGTAATGCATGACTATTCCATGATTGATGGTGCATACCCATACAAAACTGtagattttttgaaaactgcTGCTTTGTCAATGACTAGAAAACGTGCTGAGCAAGAACGACGATTTGGTAGACAAAACAtggtaaattaa